ATCTGAATGAAGCGTTGGTAGAACTCAAGAAAACCAACCAAAACATGCAAGAATTGGAACATGAGTTGGAACAAATCGCTTATTATGATTCTTTAACGGGTTTATATACGAGAAACATGGTTATTAAAAAGATCGATGAACACATCGAACAACACCCCAATGAGTTATTAGGGTTGGTGTATGTCGATATCGATGATTTCTCCAATATCAATGAAATTAAAGGCCATACCATTGGGGATGAACTCATCTTGCTCATCTCAAAAGAACTCAAAGTCAGTGCCAATTTACCACACGTTGTGGGACGAATTGGTGGCGATGGGTTTATCGTACTATTGAAAAAGTTCGCGAATAAAGAAAAGATGTTGGAGATTGTCAGAAACAATTTCAACCGCTTAAAACGTTCGTTTATTCTCGATCATGAAGAATTCTTTATCACCGTATCGGTGGGGGTATGTACTTACCCTGAAGATGGTAATACCACCCAAATGTTGTTATCGAATGTGGATTTGGCTTTAGGTAAAGCGAAAGCCATGGGGAAAAACCAATTGGTGATTTATGATGAACGTTATCACCATGACATGAAGAAACAAATTGAAATTTCCAATATGTTATACCACGCTGTAAGAAACAAGGAATTCAAAGTGTTTTATCAACCAATCGTTCAATCGAGTACGGGTATCGCTTCGAAAGTAGAAGCCCTGATTCGTTGGCATCACCCAGTTAAAGGAAACATCCCACCGCTCGATTTTATTGAGATTTCTGAAAAAACAGGCCACATCAAAGAAATCACCTATTTCGTCATTAAGGAATCGATTCAACAGTTGAAGATTTGGGAAGAACAAGGCATCGATATGATGGTTTCAATCAATCTTTCTGCGAGGGTTTTAAATGACCCAAATTTCTTGAATGATATTAAAGTGTTACTAGATAAGTTTGATGGTGACCCAAAACGATTGATTCTCGAAATCACGGAGTCTGCCGTATTGACACACATTGATGAATCGATTACCACACTGTTGGCTTTAAAAGCGATGGGCTTCGCCATCGCCTTAGATGATTTCGGCACAGGGTATTCATCGTTAACCTACTTACAACGTCTACCGATTGATATCATTAAGATTGATCGCAGCTTCATTCGCAATATTCAATCCAAAGACCACCGTGTACCATTATTGAAGTTCATGATTGATGTCGCACACGAACTTAAACTCAAGGTCGTTTGTGAAGGCATTGAAGAAGATTATGAACGCCACGCGACGATTTCACATGGATCCGATTACTTACAAGGCTATTTTTATGCAAGACCCAATACAGCCGATTTACTCGATACAACCTTACTCAAGAAAAAAGCACACCACTAGGATGTGCTTTTATTATGGGGTAATGATGAAATTTTGGTTTGGAACACTTAAATTGGTTTGAAATAGCATATAGCCAAATTTGATTTGTACACGGTTATAATCGGTAAACTCAGAAACAGGCGTAGCGATGACTAAACGAGCACGGAAGATACCATAAGCGTATTCTGTTTCCCATAAGTGGTCTTTGTTGCTAGAGACTTCTAAGGTGCTATCTTCATTGCTTAAAATGATGGATTGGATTTTCAGTTTGGTTTGCATCATATTGATGCCTTCGACTTGAACATCAATATAGGTTTGTCCCTCAACGTCATATATTTCAACTGAAGATAAATAGGCATCTTCGGGTACAGCCCGTAGAGATCCATAGATACTGTTGATCATAACAAATCCGAAAGTAATCAGAATGATGATTGCTGTGAATATCCAAAACCGACGAACACGTCGTTTATGTAACACCTCATGGCGGTATTTGATTTCTTCATGGATGGCTTCTTTGGGGGTCAATTTGGGTTGGATATCGGACCCACATGACCAACAAACCGCTGCGTCTGCTCGGTTAAGTTTGCCACATTTTTTACATTCAATGGGTTTACTCATGCTTTACTCACCCCAACTTATTTTACCATAAGAACTTATGATATAAACCAAAAAAATCCATCATCGGATGGATTTTTTCACAGAATCAAACAACAGTTGTGCAAAACCAGGCTTAACGTCGTCATAGTGCTTTTTAAAGCGTTCGTCGTCTAAATACATTTGACAAATATTGAGGTGGGCTTCTTCATGGTAATAGCCCCAGGCCATGGTCAACCATTCCTTATGGTAGTTATATGCTTCCTTCATGTATAATGATTGAACATCACCG
This genomic window from Paracholeplasma manati contains:
- a CDS encoding putative bifunctional diguanylate cyclase/phosphodiesterase, with amino-acid sequence MEKEKEMKTKLTPYEQAFKANPLRNALEVSGFYIILGVLWIFFSDMALKFLVQDPARVEELQLAKGLFYVAFTGYVFYIIIKKRMDTYYNIMNHLNEALVELKKTNQNMQELEHELEQIAYYDSLTGLYTRNMVIKKIDEHIEQHPNELLGLVYVDIDDFSNINEIKGHTIGDELILLISKELKVSANLPHVVGRIGGDGFIVLLKKFANKEKMLEIVRNNFNRLKRSFILDHEEFFITVSVGVCTYPEDGNTTQMLLSNVDLALGKAKAMGKNQLVIYDERYHHDMKKQIEISNMLYHAVRNKEFKVFYQPIVQSSTGIASKVEALIRWHHPVKGNIPPLDFIEISEKTGHIKEITYFVIKESIQQLKIWEEQGIDMMVSINLSARVLNDPNFLNDIKVLLDKFDGDPKRLILEITESAVLTHIDESITTLLALKAMGFAIALDDFGTGYSSLTYLQRLPIDIIKIDRSFIRNIQSKDHRVPLLKFMIDVAHELKLKVVCEGIEEDYERHATISHGSDYLQGYFYARPNTADLLDTTLLKKKAHH
- a CDS encoding zinc ribbon domain-containing protein, with the protein product MSKPIECKKCGKLNRADAAVCWSCGSDIQPKLTPKEAIHEEIKYRHEVLHKRRVRRFWIFTAIIILITFGFVMINSIYGSLRAVPEDAYLSSVEIYDVEGQTYIDVQVEGINMMQTKLKIQSIILSNEDSTLEVSSNKDHLWETEYAYGIFRARLVIATPVSEFTDYNRVQIKFGYMLFQTNLSVPNQNFIITP